One stretch of Arachis duranensis cultivar V14167 chromosome 1, aradu.V14167.gnm2.J7QH, whole genome shotgun sequence DNA includes these proteins:
- the LOC107493802 gene encoding LOB domain-containing protein 27 → MTLKGGTTQACAACKFQRRKCTPECLLAPYFPADQPKVFLNVHKLFGVSNIVKILKDVDPSQKKNAMESIIVQASYRDKYPVRGCVEEICRLQNQIWLHEEELHAVYQQLEMCRQHQQQQHQGIHHVVPDDLASQLELGMAPRAANNALPLFNHAPQPQQQQQQVYNTSVAALPVSQQHSYSNSNSVDYNSLYIESKENNNNGTNPLWVPYANNNGSPIAMQSQMVTSQALSMHQEAAGDYDEMHPFFETIDDRQSYIYSKEAYESSSEESLKDSRKCTEHVAENELKSAAACFSLTSVN, encoded by the exons ATGACCCTTAAGGGTGGAACCACACAGGCCTGCGCTGCATGCAAATTTCAGAGAAGAAAGTGCACTCCCGAGTGTCTTCTTGCACCATACTTCCCTGCAGACCAACCAAAAGTGTTCCTTAATGTCCACAAGCTATTTGGGGTGAGCAACATTGTGAAAATATTAAAGGACGTGGATCCTAGTCAGAAGAAGAATGCTATGGAGTCCATCATCGTTCAAGCTAGTTATCGCGATAAGTACCCGGTTCGTGGTTGCGTGGAAGAAATTTGCAGGCTGCAAAACCAAATTTGGCTGCACGAAGAAGAGCTTCATGCTGTGTATCAGCAGCTTGAGATGTGCAGGCAACACCAACAGCAGCAGCACCAAGGGATTCATCACGTTGTTCCTGATGATCTTGCATCACAGTTAGAGTTGGGAATGGCGCCACGCGCTGCCAACAATGCTCTTCCGCTGTTTAATCACGCGCCACAGCcccagcagcagcagcaacaggTTTACAATACTTCTGTGGCTGCTTTGCCTGTGTCACAGCAACATTCATATTCCAACAGCAACAGTGTGGATTATAACTCCCTTTACATTGAATCCAAggaaaacaacaataatggaaCAAATCCTTTGTGGGTACCTTATGCAAATAACAATGGAAGTCCCATAGCAATGCAGTCTCAGATGGTTACCTCACAGGCACTATCCATGCACCAAGAAGCTGCTGGGGATTATGATGAGATGCATCCATTTTTCGAAACGATTGATGATAGGCAATCATATATTTATTCCAAGGAGGCTTATGAATCAAG CTCAGAAGAATCACTGAAAGATTCAAGAAAGTGCACCGAGCACGTTGCTGAGAATGAATTGAAGAGTGCTGCCGCATGCTTCAGCCTTACCAGTGTCAACTAA